The region CGCGCCGCAGCGGGCCCGCGCCGGCGGTGGATCCGCGGGCCAGCGGCGTCGAGCAGCGCCTCGGCACCATCATCGACTTGACGGCGCCCATCGCGCTGACGGCGGCGTCGGGCTTGGTCGGCGCGGGGCTCCTCCGCGGCCGCAAGCTGAGCGACGTGCTGGGCGCCGGCGTGAGCCTAGCCGTCGCGTCGGTGCCCGAAGGCTTGCCGCTGATCGCGACGGCCGCGCAGCTCGCGGCGGCGCAGCGGCTCAGTCGTCGCGGTGCGTTGGTGCGCAATCCGCGCAGCATCGAAGCGCTGGGGCGCGTGGATCTGCTGTGCGTGGACAAGACCGGCACCGTGACGGAGGGCCGCATTTCCCTGGGCGCCGTCACGGACGGTACGACGGAAGAGCCCACCACGGATCTCACCGGCGCGCGGCTCCGGGTGCTGGCGGCGGCGATGCGCGCCACGCCGGATCCGCGTCTGTCCGTCGGCAGCTTCGATCCCACGGACGCCGCGCTGGTGCGTGCCGCCCAGGAGCTGGCGATCACGCCGGCCTACGGCACGGATGCGTGGCAGCGCGCGAGCGAGCTGCCCTTCGAGGCCGAGCGCGGCTACCACGCGGTGACGGGGCAGTGCGGCTCGGACACCTGGCTCAGCGTGAAGGGAGCGCCGGAGGTCGTGCTGCCGACGTGCTCCGGATGGATGCGCGATGGCTCGCGGCGACCGCTGGACAGCGAGCAGCGGGAAGAGCTCGGTCGCGTCGCTTCGGAGCTGGCGCGGCGCGGGCTTCGGGTGCTGGCCGTGGCGGAGCGCGCGGTCGGACCCGACGACCGCCTCGATCCGAGCCGCCCCGTCGGGCTCGCGTTCTCCGGTTTCCTGGCCTTCAGCGATCCCGTGCGCCCCTCGGCGGCCGCCGCCCTCGCGCGGCTGCGCACCGCCGGCGTGGAAACCATCATGATCACCGGGGACCACCCGAGCACGGCGGAGGCCATCGCCACGGAGCTTTCGCTGCTCAACGGCAAGGGGCAGCTCACCGGTGCCGAGCTCGCCAACATGAACGAAGAAGAGCTCGATCGCCGCGTGCGCAAGGTCGCGGTGTTCGCGCGGCTCACGCCCTCCCAGAAGGTCCGCGTGGTGCGGGCGCTGCAGCGGGCCGGGCGCTGCGTCGCGATGGTGGGGGACGGCGCCAACGACGCGCCGGCCATCCGTCTGGCGAACGTGGGCATCGCCATCGGCGAGCACTCCACCGCCGCTGCCCGCGGCGCGGCGGACGTGGTGCTCACGGACGAGCGCATCGAGACGCTGGTGGACGCCATCGTGGAAGGCCGCGCCATGTGGGCCAGCGTTCGGGATGCCGTGAGCATCTTGGTCGGCGGTAACCTGGGCGAGATCGGGTTCACTTTGAGCGCCGGCTTGATCGACGGGCGACCGCCGTTGAACGCGCGGCAGCTGTTGCTCGTGAACTTGCTCACGGACGTCGCGCCGGCCATGGCCATCGCGCTGCGCCCGCCGGATACGGAGACCTTGGAGGCCTTGGCGCAGGAAGGTCCCGACGCGTCCCTCGGAGAGCCGCTGGGGCGCGACATCGCCTCTCGTGCGTTGGTCACCACCGCGGGCGCCGGCGCAGCGTGGCTGGCGTCACGCTTCCTGGGTAGTCGCGAGCGCGCGTCCACCGTGGGTCTGCTCGCGCTGGTGGGCACGCAGCTCGGACAGACGCTGGTGAGCGGTGGCTTCAGCCGTCCGGTGGTCGCCACCAGCGCGCTGTCCGCCGCCGCTCTCGCGCTCACCGTGCAGATGCCGGGACTGAGCCACTTCTTCGGCTGTCGCCCGCTGGGCCCCGTGGGTTGGGCCACCGCCGTGGGCGCCTCCACCTTGGCGACGGCGGCCGCCGTGACCTATCCCGAGGCCGTCACCCGCGTGGCTCGTCGCCTGCGTCTGGCAAAGGTGATCCCTGCGCAGGATCCCGCGCAGCTCCACGCCAAGGGCTGATGGCCAAGAAGGCCTTCAGCAGGAACGCCTGGGGCCTGCTGATCAGCGGCATTGTGGTGGTGTCGGCGCCGGTGATCGGTCTGTTGGTCACGGTCTTGTTCCTGCGCGGTGCCTTCGACGCCACTGGTGGCACCAGCATTCCGCCATCCGACAAGGCGCGGGTCCTGGCGGAAGGTATCTCGAACGCCATGAACGGGACGGCCATTGGCATCGGCGTCGCGATCCTCGCGATGGTGCCCACGGTGTTCTTTCTCGTGCGGCTATTGCGCGAGCGTCGCGAAAACCGCTGAATCGGGCGCCGCACGATTCAGAACAGGAAGCCCAAGGTCACCGGCACCGTAGGTTCGAGCATGAAACTTGTGAAGGCATCGGGATTGGTGGTGGGAGCTTGCTTGGTGGCTGCGCTCGGCGCGTGTAGCAGCGACGACAGCGGTGGCGGCAGTGCTGCTGGGGGCAGCGCGGGTAGTGGCGCCAGCGCAGGGACGAGCAGCGGCGGCACTGCTGGTTCGGGAGGCAGCGCGGGGGCGAGCACCGGCGGGGCTGCCGGCTCGGGAGGCAGCGCGGGGGCGAGCACCGGCGGGGCTGCCGGAGCGGGAGGCAGCGCGGGGGCGAGCACCGGAGGCGCCGCCGGAGCGGGAGGCAGCGCAGGAGCGGGCACCGGCGGGAGCGCTGGAGCGGGAGGCAGCGCGGGGGCGGGCGGCGCGGGAACCTGCGCCAACGAGTCCACGAAAGCCCAGTGCGACGCGTGCTGCAAGACGACGAACCCCAGCGGCCCAGCGGCAATGACCGGGCACATCGCGGCGTGTCTGTGCAAGTCCGAGTTCTGCTCGTCTTCGTGCACGGCGTTCTGCAGCAGTCACGACCAGGCGGATTTCGACCAGACGTGCGAGACCTGCTACGGCTCCACGTTCAGCACGTCGTCGTACCAGCAATGCTTCTTGGCAGAAGACGCCAAGTGTCAGGCCGACGCGACCTGCGCCGCCTACAGCGCCTGCATCACGAGCTGCATGAACTTGCCGTGAAGCGTTTCGCGTGCGCCGAGCCTTGGCTCAGCGCGCGGAAAACGTCACCCAGAATACCGGTCCGTTGGGGGCTGAACCATTCGCTCGCGTTCGCTCGCGGGTGCAGCGATCGAGGGCCTCGACCAACACAACTTGGTGTCGAGGTGCGGATCCGTCGGATGGACGGTTTCTTCGCTTTCCACCACGCTGCCCCGCTTCCACAGCAGTCGGAACCCGGATGACCCCGGCTGGGACGCCGCTCTCGCCGACGTTCGCTCCGCCGAGTCGTCCCTCAGCGGGCGCCTGCGGGTGAACGTTCCCGTGGTGTTCGGTCGTCGCTTCGTGGTGCCGGTGGTGGCAGAGCTGCTCACGCGGCACCCGCGGCTCGCGGTCGACCTGGTGTTCGACGACCGCTACGTAAACCCGGTGGACCAAGGCTTCGACGTAGTGGTGCGGATCGGAGTGCCGGTAGACTCGTCCCTCACGAGTCATTCCCTGGGTCAGTCCACCCGCACGTTGGCAGCCGCACCCAGTTACATCGCCGCTCACGGCAAGCCGAAGGCGCCGCGGGATCTCGCTCGGCACCAGTGCTTGGTGCACACCGAGCTCGGTGCCAGTGCGGTGTGGAGCTTCAAGAAGAGCGGAAAGAGCCACCGTGCTTCGGTACGGGGGCGCATTTCGGCCGACAACAGCGAGGCGACCCTGGCTCTGGCGCGCGCCGGTCATGGCATCTGCTTGCTGGCGTCCTGGTTGCTACAGGATGACGTGCGCGACGGGACCCTGGTGCCGCTGCTCTCCGGCTACGCGCCGCCGTTGGCGCCCATCCGAGCGCTGACGCCGCCAGGGCGACAGATACCGCCCCGCGTGCGGACGTTCATCCAGGCGCTTCGCGAGGTTACCGCGGCGGACCGACAGCAGAAGACGGCACTTATGTAACCCTCCCCAAATTTGGCCGTGCCGCGGGGTCTGTGTGCATCAGCGTCGGCATGCAGCACAAGCTCATCGCCCTCGCGTCCGTATCCCTGCTCGCCGTCGCCTGTGGTGCCGCGAGCGCTCCCGCCGGCAAGAGCGCCGACGACGCCGCCTCGGAAAAGAAGCCTGCCGCAGCGAAGACGGAGAAGTCTTCCGAGCTGGCGGAGAACGTGGATTTCGACGAGCCCGAACGGGTGGCACCGCTGGCCAGCCGTGACGTGGGCGATTTCTTCGTGCACCGCTTCAGCGGCAGCTTCAGCGACAAGCCGATGACCTTGTCGGAAGAGGTGGTGGCCAAGAAGGGCAACCTGATCGTGATCGACTACACGCTGGAGCAGGGGGGCAAGCAGTCGCGTCTGCGCGTCACCCACGACGCCGGCTCCGATCGCGTGCTTCGCGTTCTCGAGATGCAGGGCGACAAGGAGCTTCCCTCGGACATCCAGGCCTACGAGGCCATGATGGAGAAGACGCTCTTCATTCCGGACGAGAACGAGAAGCAGCTCGGCCAGGAGAAGACGACCTGCCTGGTGGGTGAGAAGGAGCTCGACTGCGAGAAGACGAGCTACGAGGTGCGCGTTGGCGACAAGACCGCCACCTTCGTGGTGACGCACTCGAACCAGATCGAGGACCGTGACGTCGCCGGGGAGATCTCCACCAAAGATGGCAAGATCATCTACAAGGCGGAGCTGGTGGACATGGGCCACGGCACGCCCAGCGGCGTCGCGTCCCGCTGAGTCGACGCCGAAAAACCGAGGCCGGTGCCACGTCGCGCCGGCCTCGCACGCGTGGTAGCGTCGGCGCCCCATGAAGTGGGTCCGCGCGGCGGCGCTCATGACTCTGGTGACTGCGAACGCGTCGGCGCAGCCGACGGGCACTCTGCCTCCGGTGGAGGAAACACCGGCGGAGCCTCCGCAAACGGAGCCGCCCGCACCGCCTCCGGATGCGAGCGCGCCGGCGCCCGCTCCGCAGCCGCAGTCGCAGCCGCAGCCGGTCTACTATCCCGCACCTCGCCTGCCACCCCCGCCGCCGCCACCTCCGCCGCCGCGTCCGCGCAGCGTCTCCATCACTTTCTCGCCCATCCATCTGCTGTTGCCGGTGCTCGAGGGCGAGGTAGAGGTTCGTCCGGTGGATCACTTCGGGGTCGCGGCGCTGGTGGGTTACGGAACCGTGACGGCGTCGGATGGTCTCGGCAACGACTACCGCTTTCACGCGCTGGAGCTGGGCGGCCAGTTGGTGGCGTACCCGATGCACGAGTTCGATGGTCTCCAGCTGGGAGCCGAGATCTTGTACGTCAAGGTCGACAACAGCGACGACCCGGCTCAGGACGTTCGCGGTGTGGCGGAGGGGCTCGCCCTGGGACCGATGGTCGGATACAAGCTGCTCACCTCGAGCGGCTTCACCTTCGTTGCCCAGGGCGGCTTCGAGTACGTGGCCTACGATGCCCAGGCGAACGACTCCACCGGCAACAGCTCCAGTGGTAGCGACAACCGCCTGATCCCGCTCTTGAATCTGAACTTGGGCTGGTCCTTCTGAACATGAAGCGCGGAGCGACGCCTCGGAAGTCGGTGCGCCTCGCGGTGGTGGGGGACGTGCATCTGCGTTGGAACGACGCGGATGTGGAGTACTTCGACGACTCCGACTACGACGCCGTGATCTTCGTCGGCGACATCGGGAGCTATCGCCACAAGCACACGCTGGAGGTAGCGCGCTCCATCTCGCGCTTGAGGAAGCCGGCGCTGTTCGTGCCCGGCAATCACGATGGCGTGGTGGCGCCGCAGCTCTTGGCTGAAGTACTGCGCAACGACGTGGCCGTGTGGCTCATGAGCCCGCTGCAGCCGCACCTGTTCGAGCAGCTGTCGGGCGCTCTAGGGGACGTGACCGCGGCGGGCTACAGCCACCACCGTGTGGGGGACGTGACGCTGATCGTGGGGCGACCGCATTCCATGGGCGGCAGCTACATCGCCTATGCGCCCCTCATCGAACGGCGCTACGGCATTCGCAGCATGGAGGAGTCGGCGGCGCGGCTGAAAGCGCTGGTGGACCAGACCGGCGACGAACGCATCGTGTTCGTGGCCCACAACGGCCCCACGGGCCTCGGCCAGCACCGCACGGACATCTGGGGTTGCGACTTCAAGCCGGGTGCGGGGGATTTCGGCGACGCGGATCTGGAGCAGGCCGTGGCCTACGCCATCGAGAAGGGCAAGACCGTGCTCGCCGTCATCGCGGGGCACATGCACCACAGGCTGAAGGGTGGGGGCGAACGCGAGTGGCGCAAGAACCGCGACGGCGTCTTGTACGTGAACGCCGCTCGCGTGCCGCGCATCTTCCGGCGGGAGCGCAAGAAGCTCCATCACCACGTGCGCGTCACCGTGCTCAGCGATCACGCCACGGCGGAAGAAGTGCTGGTTCCGGAGTAGTCAGGCGCTGAGCGCATTCCTCAGCCGCTCGAACTGCTGCCGCTCGTCGGGATCCACCTCGCCGTCGATGTAGATCAGCGCGCGCACGGACTCGATGAACGCGCGGCGGTGCTCCGGCGGCACCAGGCTGGGGTCCACCTCGCCCGGGGCCGGCGCCACGTGCAGCCACTGCTCCACCTGCTCGCGCTCGTCCGCGCCGAGCTCCAGCTTGTGGGCGAGATGCTCGACGAAGCGCCGTTCCGCATCGCGGATCTCGAGGTCCGTCCACGCAAAGGCACACACGAACTTCATCAGGAGCAGCCGGTGTTCGGGCGACAGAGCTTCGAGCATGGGCGGATCGTATCGTCTGCCCGCCGGGCGTGTGGGGGTTTTTGTCGGTCCGCCGCGAAAACTCGATGACGTCAGCTCCACAGGCGCTCGGCAACGTTGCGCAGATCCGCGAGGGCGCACATGTCGCGGGAAAGCTCGGCGACCGTCGCGTGCTCGACGCCCGGCGGCAGCTCGTTCCGGAGCTTCTGCCACAGAGCGCGTTCGTCGCGCGCCCGCGCGAGGGCGTCGGCGTGGGCGCGGCGGAGCCAGGCGCTCGCTTCGCTCTCGCCCAGCTCCGCCAGCAAGCTCTCGGCGCGCGCCTCCGCGCCGCCGGGCTCGATCGAGCCCGGCAGCGCGTGGGCGCGGTTCTCGATCACGCCCGCGAGACGGATGCCCAGCTCGTCCAAAGCTCCGCGCAGGGCGCCACTCTCGGTGAGGCTCTGCGGCGTGGGCGTCGTGACCAGTAGGAACGCCGTGCCCGGCGCCGAGAGCAGGCTCCGCGCGGTCCGCGCGCGGCGCTGCACGTCGCTCCGCAGTTCGTCGAAGGCGGCAAAGAAGCTTCGCAGCTCCGAGAACGTCCGCCGCCCGGTGGCGCGCTCGAGGCTCCGCACCACGAAGCGCACGGCGCGCCCCGCGTGCCGCGGTGCCTCCGTGAGCCAGTGCGACAGCTCCGGCGAGAGAAAGCGATCGATGCGCTCCGGCGCGCGCACGAAATCGAGGGCATGCGCCGCGGGCGGCGTGTCGAGCACGACGACGTCGTACTCGCCGGACTCCGAAAGCCGGCACAGCTCCTCGATGGCGACGTACTCGATGGCGCCGGAGAACCGCAGGGACAGCTCGCGATAGAACGGATTGTCGATGATGGCGTCGCGCACGCGGGGGGACGGTGCGTGGCGTGCGATGAACGCGTCCCAGGACCGTTTCTGATCGAGCATGGCCGCGTGCAGGAAGCCGTCCGCGCCGGAGATGCGCTCGGGCTCGGAGCCCAAGCGCGGGAGACCGAGGGCGCGACCGAGGGCACGGGCCGGATCGATGGTGAGCACCATGGCGCGGCGTCCGCGGGCCGCCGCGCCGACGGCCAGCGCTGCCGCCAGCGTCGTCTTGCCGACGCCACCGCCGCCGACGCAGACGACCAGGCGACTTCCGTCCACGACCTGGCCAATGCTCATGCGACGACCTCCGTGAGCCGGCGCGCGAGCACTGGGACGGGATCGCCGACCACGCGCGGCAGCCGCAGCGGAGTGACGTCCGTGGCGCGGTGGAGCCGCGCGAGGCTCTGCTCTTGGATGTCGGCCCAGCCGAGGGCGTGCTGGGCGGTGACCAGGAGCTGATCGCGGGTGGCCGAGGGCGAATGCGCCGCGAGGCGCGCGAGCAGCCGCTCTGCGCCGGCGGGAGGCACCTCGCGGCACAGGTTGGCGATGACGACTCCGACGGGGAGACCGAGCTCGCGCAAGTGGGCCACGCTCTCCGCTGCTTCGGCGACGGGCATCTCCTCCGGGGTCGCCACGACGTGGATGGCGGTCTGTGCCGGGTCCGCCAACAGCGCGTGGACGCGCTTCGACTCGCGGTGCACCCGACCCGAGCGGAAGGTGTCAGCCGCCGCGGCGGGCATGCGCAAATGCGCGAGGGCATGCCCCGACGCGCCGGCGTCCACCACGACGACGTCCCAGTCCTTCTGGAGCAACAGCTCGTCCCGCACTTTCCCGATCGCCATCAGCTCGCGAAGCCCGGGCGCCGCGGCGACGAAGGCGCGGTACAGCGGATGGGCGAACACGGCGTCGAGCAGCGCGCCGAGGCGCACCACGCGCTCGAGGTACTCCGCGAGGGCCGCGGCGCCGTCGAACCAGGTGATGCTCACGCCCGAGGGCGTGCGCACCACCTGGCCCGCCGCCTCGAAGCGTGCGCTCGAGCTCCGGGCGAGGCCGCCCGGAGCATCGAGCTCGATGGCGAGAACGCGCTTGCCGTGGCGGGCCGCCGCCACGGCAAGCGCGGCGCTCACCGTCGATTTGCCCACGCCGCCCTTGCCGAGCACGAAGTGCAGGCGCGCCGCCATCAGCCGACCAGGAGCACTCCGAGAGCGGCACCAACGGCGAGCAACACGAAGGACAAGAGCGTCGCTTGCTGCGCCGGGACGAGCCGCTCCGCAACGTCCGGAAAGCGCAGCACCCGGCGCGCTGCCCGGAGCGCCAACGGCGCGCCGATGAGCGCGCCCCAGATCCCGAGCGGCAACCCCAGGAACGGCAGCACCACCACGCCCAGCCAGGTGATCGCCAAGAGCGCCGCGAAGGCCTTCGCCGCGCGCGCGTGGCCCAGCACCACCACCAGGGTGCGCTTGCCCGCGGAGGCGTCCGCCCGCGCGTCCGGCAGCTCGTTGATCCACAAGAACGCCGTGATCGCGAGACCCAGCGGGATGGACGCCAGCAGCACGTCTGCGCTCACGGTGTGGCGCTGCACCAGGTACGTGCCCGCGGCGATGATCGGCCCGTACGCGAGGCCCACGGCGACCTCGCCGAGCCCGCGGTAGGAGAGCTTGAGTGGGGGCGCGTGGTAGAAGAACGCCAGCGCCATTCCCGCGACGCCCAGCCAAAAAACCAAAGGCTCGCGATAGCCGACAATCAAGAGGCCTGCGACGGTCGCGAGCACGTAGAACACGCCCGCCACGACGGCGAGCTGGCCGCGCGACATGAGCCGGTCCACCAGCACCCGCTTGCCACCGCTGAAGGGCGTGCGTTCGTCGTCGCGCAGGGCTTGGTCGGTTCCCGAGTCCCAGTCCACGATCTCGCCGGAGGCGTTCTTGGCAGCTTCCACACAGAAGATGCCGAGCACCGTGATCGCGAGCCAGCCCCAGGAGATGGCGCCGTCGTAGCCGGCCAGCGCGGCGCCCAGGATCATGGACGCCACGGACGCGAGGGTGATCTTGGGATCCGCGATGCGCCAGATCCCGCGCCACAGGTCGCGGTCGAAGGGCGGAACATGGGTTCGTAGGGTTTCTGCGGTCATGCCACACCTCCTACAGAAGAACGCGGGTGAGGCCCCACACCACGGCGGGCACCACGACGTTGTCGCTGCTCTTGGGGGACAGCGCTTCGGCGACGGCAGCGCTCGCTCCAAGCAGCACGACGCCCACCACGCCGACGTGCACGCCGAAGCGCGCGGATGCGATCAGCACGCCCAGCGCCGCGGCGACGAGCACGGCCAGAGATCCCTCCAGGCTCTTCTCCTTGGCGCCGGGCACGCGAAAGTGATGCTTGCCGAAGCGCCGGCCGATGGCGCCACCCACACCATCCCCCAACGACAGCGCGAGGAGCCCCGCCGCCGCGGGAAACGGGCCGAGCCAGAACGCCGCCAAGGTGAGGGCGGCGTACGAACCCGTGTAGCCCACCAAGCCGTCGAAGCGTTCGTCGGCATCCGACACACTGCTCACGAAGGCGCGCGCCCAACGGTTGTGCAGCCGCGGCACCAACGACACCACCAGCAGCGCGACGAAGGGCAACAGCACCGGCGCGACGCTTCCGCGCCACTCCGGCCAACCCAACACCCAGACGCCGGTGCCCACGTGCAACAGGTCGCGCACGTAGGTGGTGCGCACGCCGAGCTGGGCGAGCAGCAAGCAGCCGCCGATGCCGATGGACAGCACCGCGAGCCACACGACGAGCCAGCCCAGATCCGTCATGCCGCATCCAGCACGACCGCGCGTGCTGCCTCCAGGTGGCTGCGAATGGCGGCTACCGCTTCCATTGCGGAGCAGGCCGAAAGCTCCGTTCCGATGCCGCGACCGCCGGCGCCGTCGCCACACAGGAACAAGCCCGGCACCGGCGTCGTCACCGGCAACCGGTCGCTGCCCACTTGCCCTGGGAGCTGACCGTTGCAGATGGCGGCTCTGTTGCTCTTGCCCATCCATCCGGCAATGGACGGCACCGGGCTCATCTCGAAGAATTCGAGCTCGTCCGCGAGCCCCGGGACGATGCTCTCGAAGGCCGAAAGAATGCGCTCGCGCCACACCTCCGGTGCGTCCCGTGGATGCTCGCACACCGGCCCGTAGATGCTGGCGACGATCAGCTGCTTGCCTGCCGGCGCGAGGCTCGGGTCGTAGTTCGTGGGCACCGGCGCGTAGATGGCCATCGGATCCGAGACACGCCCCACGTCGATGGCGCTCACGGTGTCTCGCATCAGATCGAGGCTCAGGTCCGCGAGGGTCTTGCCCGACAGCGACACGCCGCCGATGAGACAACCTTCGTCCACCAGTGGCCGGCGGAGTCCGAGCTTCACCTGGTGTGCGTTGCCGGAGCCGCGCACCTCCAGCGCCTGGCCGACCCACTCCGGCGGCAGCGTCCAGCCGTCGAGCACACCCAACAGATCTGCCGGCGCCAGGTTGGCGGCGATCACCGGTGCGCGGTACTCGCGCCCGTCTTCCGTGATGGCCGCGAGCCCCGTCCGGCTCGGGCGAATCGCGACCACGCGCCGCCCCGTGACCAGCTCGCCATTCGCAGCTGGAACCAGCCCCAAGAGTGCATGCGGGATGCTGTCCATGCCGCCCTCCACGTAGGAGAGGCTGTAGGCGGTGATCACCCAACGCAGACAGCGAATCGCCTCACCGGCCGACACCTGCCACGGCGGCAACACGAAGAAGATGCTCGCCAGGAAGCTGAACAGGAAGTACGCGCCCGGGTGCTCGGTGTGCTCCCGGACGAACTCGTCCAGCGTGCGGCGATCCCACTTGCGGAGCTCGAGCTCCGTCAGGGTGAAGACCTGAAACAACATGCGCGCGATGCTGGCCATCTCGCGCGGCGGCAGATCGAGCAAGCGCGCCGCTTCGAGCGCGTAGGCGGGGAGCTGGCGTCGGTGCTCCGGCGCCGCGATCGCGTACATCCCGCGTGAGCGAACCGGAATGTGATGCGTGATGAACCGCGGTCGCGAAAGCCCCAGCTCGCGCAGCACGGCCCCGAGCGGTCCCCGTGCACCCCGCGAGATCAAATGGCTGCCCACGTCGAGCTTGAAGCCGCCTCGCTCGGTGCTCGCCAAGATGCCGCCGAGCACGGGGTTCTTTTCCAACACCAGCACGCGCGCGCCCTGCGTCGCGAGCAGCGCCGCCGTCACCGAGCCCCCCACGCCGCTGCCGATCACGATCGCGTCCCAGTGCTCTCGCGATCCCACGCTGTGCGTGGGCGGAACGGGCACGACGGTCGGTCGCGTTGTCGGCATGGGCTCACTCCCGTGCTCGATCGCCCTCCGTCTCGACGCGAACCTTGCGCAGCTCCTGGTGCGGTACGCCGAATCTGCGGAAACGCTCGCGATGGGGCATCGAGCGCCGTGCGCAACTCACCGGAACAACGAGGGAAAAGTCGATGCTCCGGTGCGGCTGCGTCACGTCCTTGGAGGCTGCAGCGCCCATGCCACAGCCCTCACTCCGCATCCTCGTCTGGATGTTGGTCCGCCGCGGAACCCCAGTTCCCACCGGCGCGTGATTCGACCGACGTGGCCCGCCGCCTCCCACAACCACGGCGGAAGCGACGACCAGAACCTATGGGTACCAGGCCGGATGAAACGTGTCACCGATCTCGACGTCGTCGATGACGTAGCCGAGATCCGTGGTGGGCGTCGCATTGTCCATGTACCCGCCTATCACGGCGCCATCACCCCATCCAACGACACCGAGGCCACCGGTCAGCCCGTTGCGCTCGGCGCTCGGCGAGTTGAAGTCGTTGTTGTTTGCCCAGGACTTGAACACTCCTTGGCCGGGCCCACCGCTCTGAGCGTAGATCTGGATGTGGTACCAGCCGTCCACGGCTTTCGCGGAGTTCGCAGGACCGGGGCGAGCCTCCAGTGGGTTACTTGGAATGGTCTGCAGCACCGGCGGACCGCAGTCCCAACTGATGTTTACGTGCGGTGCGAGGCTCCACGCGACAGGGATCAAGCTCGCGAAGCTGGAGCCGCTGACGCCGTAGTAGCTGGGCACGGCCCACGCAGGAGTTTGACCGTTGTCCGTGAAGTCGAGGGTGCAGCCGCGCGACGGGTGCGGAGGATTCATGTAGATGATGAGACGGGAATTGGGCGTCGTCCCAGTCGTCCCCATCAAGATGAACTTGTTGCCCCAATCGGGCGTTCCCCTCATGGCTTCGTCGTAGCGAATCCGAAATCGGATGTAGACGCCTTCGCCATTCTGGAACGTGTGACCCAACTGCTGCGTCACGAAACCGAACGAGTACTGAGTCTGTCCCGCGTGCATCTGAATGTGCGCCGCGCCACTTGCCCCCCAGCCACCTGTCGGAAGGTGAGTCCACGTCCAAGAACCCTGCGGGTACTTGTAGGAGTAGTTGTAGCGTTGGTCCCCATTGGGGTTGGGGTTCTCGTGGTCGGCTCGGAAGTACACGTTGCCGGGGCTGGCCCCGCCGGTGCCTGGACTACTACCTGAGCCGGACGTGCCGCCCGTCGCTCCAGACCCGGAGCTTCCTCCCAAAGCGCCCGTACCACCCGTGGCGGCTCCGGCCGACCCGGCGGCTCCGCCCGACCCTGTTCCCGCGCTCGCGGAGCTTCCCCCAGAGCTGACGCCAGCGTTCCCTCCGGCGCCTCCGGAATCGCCGCCTGTTCCGCCCAATCCGGTCGAGCCCGAAGCGCCCCGAACGGGTTCGTTCTCGCTTCCGCATGATGAGGCTGCAAGCAGCGCGAAGAGAATCAACGGGCGTGGTGTTTGCCTGGCGCGCGGAGCATTCATCATCTTGCTCTCCTCGTGGAGGCCTCAGGGGTCAGGTCGCCGGACTGATCGTACACCTTCTGCAGTGGCCTCA is a window of Polyangiaceae bacterium DNA encoding:
- a CDS encoding MotA/TolQ/ExbB proton channel family protein, whose protein sequence is MAKKAFSRNAWGLLISGIVVVSAPVIGLLVTVLFLRGAFDATGGTSIPPSDKARVLAEGISNAMNGTAIGIGVAILAMVPTVFFLVRLLRERRENR
- a CDS encoding LysR family transcriptional regulator, yielding MSRCGSVGWTVSSLSTTLPRFHSSRNPDDPGWDAALADVRSAESSLSGRLRVNVPVVFGRRFVVPVVAELLTRHPRLAVDLVFDDRYVNPVDQGFDVVVRIGVPVDSSLTSHSLGQSTRTLAAAPSYIAAHGKPKAPRDLARHQCLVHTELGASAVWSFKKSGKSHRASVRGRISADNSEATLALARAGHGICLLASWLLQDDVRDGTLVPLLSGYAPPLAPIRALTPPGRQIPPRVRTFIQALREVTAADRQQKTALM
- a CDS encoding metallophosphoesterase family protein; protein product: MKRGATPRKSVRLAVVGDVHLRWNDADVEYFDDSDYDAVIFVGDIGSYRHKHTLEVARSISRLRKPALFVPGNHDGVVAPQLLAEVLRNDVAVWLMSPLQPHLFEQLSGALGDVTAAGYSHHRVGDVTLIVGRPHSMGGSYIAYAPLIERRYGIRSMEESAARLKALVDQTGDERIVFVAHNGPTGLGQHRTDIWGCDFKPGAGDFGDADLEQAVAYAIEKGKTVLAVIAGHMHHRLKGGGEREWRKNRDGVLYVNAARVPRIFRRERKKLHHHVRVTVLSDHATAEEVLVPE
- a CDS encoding TerB family tellurite resistance protein produces the protein MKFVCAFAWTDLEIRDAERRFVEHLAHKLELGADEREQVEQWLHVAPAPGEVDPSLVPPEHRRAFIESVRALIYIDGEVDPDERQQFERLRNALSA
- a CDS encoding AAA family ATPase, translating into MSIGQVVDGSRLVVCVGGGGVGKTTLAAALAVGAAARGRRAMVLTIDPARALGRALGLPRLGSEPERISGADGFLHAAMLDQKRSWDAFIARHAPSPRVRDAIIDNPFYRELSLRFSGAIEYVAIEELCRLSESGEYDVVVLDTPPAAHALDFVRAPERIDRFLSPELSHWLTEAPRHAGRAVRFVVRSLERATGRRTFSELRSFFAAFDELRSDVQRRARTARSLLSAPGTAFLLVTTPTPQSLTESGALRGALDELGIRLAGVIENRAHALPGSIEPGGAEARAESLLAELGESEASAWLRRAHADALARARDERALWQKLRNELPPGVEHATVAELSRDMCALADLRNVAERLWS
- a CDS encoding ArsA family ATPase; amino-acid sequence: MAARLHFVLGKGGVGKSTVSAALAVAAARHGKRVLAIELDAPGGLARSSSARFEAAGQVVRTPSGVSITWFDGAAALAEYLERVVRLGALLDAVFAHPLYRAFVAAAPGLRELMAIGKVRDELLLQKDWDVVVVDAGASGHALAHLRMPAAAADTFRSGRVHRESKRVHALLADPAQTAIHVVATPEEMPVAEAAESVAHLRELGLPVGVVIANLCREVPPAGAERLLARLAAHSPSATRDQLLVTAQHALGWADIQEQSLARLHRATDVTPLRLPRVVGDPVPVLARRLTEVVA
- a CDS encoding prenyltransferase; this translates as MTAETLRTHVPPFDRDLWRGIWRIADPKITLASVASMILGAALAGYDGAISWGWLAITVLGIFCVEAAKNASGEIVDWDSGTDQALRDDERTPFSGGKRVLVDRLMSRGQLAVVAGVFYVLATVAGLLIVGYREPLVFWLGVAGMALAFFYHAPPLKLSYRGLGEVAVGLAYGPIIAAGTYLVQRHTVSADVLLASIPLGLAITAFLWINELPDARADASAGKRTLVVVLGHARAAKAFAALLAITWLGVVVLPFLGLPLGIWGALIGAPLALRAARRVLRFPDVAERLVPAQQATLLSFVLLAVGAALGVLLVG
- a CDS encoding NAD(P)/FAD-dependent oxidoreductase, with translation MPTTRPTVVPVPPTHSVGSREHWDAIVIGSGVGGSVTAALLATQGARVLVLEKNPVLGGILASTERGGFKLDVGSHLISRGARGPLGAVLRELGLSRPRFITHHIPVRSRGMYAIAAPEHRRQLPAYALEAARLLDLPPREMASIARMLFQVFTLTELELRKWDRRTLDEFVREHTEHPGAYFLFSFLASIFFVLPPWQVSAGEAIRCLRWVITAYSLSYVEGGMDSIPHALLGLVPAANGELVTGRRVVAIRPSRTGLAAITEDGREYRAPVIAANLAPADLLGVLDGWTLPPEWVGQALEVRGSGNAHQVKLGLRRPLVDEGCLIGGVSLSGKTLADLSLDLMRDTVSAIDVGRVSDPMAIYAPVPTNYDPSLAPAGKQLIVASIYGPVCEHPRDAPEVWRERILSAFESIVPGLADELEFFEMSPVPSIAGWMGKSNRAAICNGQLPGQVGSDRLPVTTPVPGLFLCGDGAGGRGIGTELSACSAMEAVAAIRSHLEAARAVVLDAA